One window of the Megalops cyprinoides isolate fMegCyp1 chromosome 2, fMegCyp1.pri, whole genome shotgun sequence genome contains the following:
- the LOC118795989 gene encoding very-long-chain enoyl-CoA reductase, with protein sequence MSRVTFFEVEILDPKTKKQLCFLDKVEPHATVGEIKCLFHKYYPQWYPARQSLRLDPKGKPLKDDEILQNLPVGTTATMYFKDLGPQLGWTMVFLAEYIGPLFIYLLFYFRVPYIYRNKYAFTSSPYPVVTLACVCHSFHYSKRLIETIFVHRFSHGTMPLRTIVRNCMYYWGFAAWLAYYINHPLYTPPSYGDIQVNYALAVFVLCEVGNFSINLTLNNLRSEGSRSRRIPYPTKNPFTWLFFFVSCPNYTYEVGVWISFTVMTQCVPVALFTFIGFIQMTIWARGKHNTYTKEFKDYPHLRMAIIPFFL encoded by the exons ATGAGCAGAGTCACCTTCTTTGAG GTGGAGATACTGGACCCCAAGACCAAGAAGCAGCTCTGCTTTCTGGACAAG GTGGAACCTCATGCTACAGTAGGAGAAATAAAATGTCTCTTTCACAAGTACT ACCCTCAGTGGTACCCCGCCAGACAGTCCCTCCGGCTCGACCCAA AGGGAAAACCGCTTAAAGATGATGAAATACTACAGAATCTGCCTGTTGGGACCACTGCAACAATGTATTTCAAAGACCTTGGTCCACAGTTAGGGTGGACAATG GTGTTTTTGGCAGAGTACATCGGCCCCCTCTTTATTTACCTGCTCTTCTACTTCCGGGTCCCATACATCTACCGGAACAAGTACGCCTTCACCTCCAGCCCATATCCTGTGGTCAC CCTGGCCTGTGTATGCCATTCATTCCACTATAGCAAGAGGCTCATTGAAACTATATTTGTGCACCGGTTTTCCCATGGCACCATGCCACTGAGGACTATCGTCAGG AACTGTATGTATTACTGGGGTTTTGCTGCATGGCTGGCATACTATATAAACCATCCACTTTACACCCCACCAT cctATGGAGACATCCAAGTAAATTATGCACTGGCTGTATTTGTG ctctGTGAAGTGGGTAACTTCTCAATTAATCTGACACTCAATAATCTGAGATCCGAAG GATCCAGGTCAAGGAGGATTCCTTACCCAACCAAGAACCCATTCACATGGCTCTTCTTTTTTGTGTCCTGTCCTAATTACACCTATGAG GTGGGAGTCTGGATAAGTTTCACAGTCATGACCCAGTGTGTTCCAG TGGCTCTGTTCACGTTCATTGGCTTCATCCAGATGACGATCTGGGCGAGAGGAAAACACAACACCTACACCAAAGAATTCAAGGACTACCCCCACTTAAGGATGGCCATCATCCCCTtctttctgtga